The sequence CACCCCGCGCGCCACCAGCGCCTGGCGCATGGCCTCCGGCTCGTTGTAATATCTTTCCCGGTTGTCCCCGGAAACGATCAGACAATCGACCTTTCCCGCCTTCCACAACTCGGCCGCGGCGTCCATGCGATAACGGAAGTAGAGGTTCTCGCGACCATCGATCCGGTGATCGCAGCCGAACACAAGCCCCACCCGGTGGTGCGGCACGGATGCGACGTCATCAAACAATCGCCCGCGCGAGGCAATCATCGGTGCCACGTTGGCGTAACCGAGGAACAGCAATGCGGCCAGCACCAGCAGGCCGCAGAGCTTCAGGAAACGTTTCAGGAACCGCCTCCAGAAGGATGGTGCGCGGCCTTTCATGCCCCCGCCTTGGTGGCCGGATCGGCGATCCGTTTCGGCCACAACATCATCGCCTTCATCACCTCGACGAACCGGCTGCCAGGCAGCGGGTCCTCGGGCGCGAGCACCCGCAAACGCCGGGGACTCTCCGAAAACGCCACCTCCTTTGCCCGGCCGAGCAGCTCGCCATCCACCTGGATCGGCACCTCGCGCTCGGCGACGACGGTGAAATCCTCCGCCTGGAAGTATTCCGTGGAGGCCGCGAGATCGACGCCTCCAAGCGCCAGCCCCTTGAGGGAATCCAGCACCAGCTTGTAGCCCGCCTCTTTGAACACCAACACGTCGAGCATCGAGTCCTGGTTGTCGGCCTTCCGGAACAGGCGGAACTGCCCGCCATAGAGCGAGCCATTCCCGGCCAGCACCGCCACGCCCTCGACCCGGCGGCCGTCCCGGCAGATCACCTCCATCCGCGGCGGCTTCTCGCCGAGCACCTTGACCGCGGAGAGCAGGTAAGCCAGCGGCCCGAGCATCTTCTTGGTCTCCCAGGTGGTTTCCTCGATGACCATGGCGTCGAAGCCGACCCCGGCCATCTGCATGAAGGGCGCACGGTTCGCCTCGAACAGGTCGATCTCCCGGACATGGCCGCGGTCGATGACCTCGAAGGCCTTGGAAAGATTGTCGAACGGGATGCCCAGCTCACGGGCGAACACGTTCATCGTCCCGGCCGGCAGCACGCCGAGCGCGGTCTGTGAACCCGCCAGCCCGGACACCACCGCATTGAGCGTGCCATCCCCGCCCGCGGCGATCACCACCGGCTCGCCTTCCGCCGCGAAACGGGCGGCGAGGTCGCGGGCCTCCTCGGACGAATTGGTGGCGCAGAGGTAGAACCGGCTCGCGTTTTCCATGAGGAAACGGAACGTCCGCTGCCCCTTCTGGCTTCTGGCCTTCGGGTTGAACAACAGCGGATAGCGCGGCGGAAATGCCATGCGCGATTCATCGTCCAAACCACCCATTCCGGCAAACCCGATTTGCGGGGAAACCGATCGGAATCCCCCGCAGCCCGGATGCCGGATGGACGGCCCCAATCCGGCAGGCAGCCTCAGAACTTGTAGTTGATGCCGAACTGAACGGTGTCGTAGCCATCGCAATCGGCCCGGAAGGTGCGGAAATCGCTACGACCGGGACCCTCGGTCTCGACCCCGGTGACATCCTCGGAACCGAAAAAGATGTGGTTATACTCGAGCTTGAGCGACCAGTGGCAATCCAGGGCATACTCGACACCCACTCCCACCAGGGGCGCGATGCGGCTTTCACTGGCATTGAACTGCTCCTGCCCACCGACCTCCTGCGTGTGGTAGTCGAAATCGGCAAACGCCACGCCGCCCTTGGCGTAAATCAGGAGACGGTTGTCCAGACAGGTGAACCCGATCCGGCCGGCGACCGTCGCGATCCAATCCGAATTCATTTCCCCGGTGCTGATTTCGCCCCCGCCATTGATCGCGGCATGGGCATCGAAGTCCCCCCAGGAAAAGGTTCCTTCCAGACCCAGGACCCAGCGGGGGCAGACTTGATAGTTGTACCCTGCCTGGATGCCGCCGAAGAACCCATCGCGATCAAATTGGTAGGGAGGATCGCTCTCCAGCAACTCGGTGAAATCGGTGCCACCCCACCCATAGCCCCCGTGCAGGCCCAAGTAGAAGCCGGTCCACGAACACTGTTCCGGTGGCGAAGGAGCCGCCACCGAGTCCTTGGCATCATGAGTCCCACCGAAAACCACTCCGCTGCCGAACAAGGCCAGCGCCAGCATGCTAGAAAGCCCCTTTTTCATGGTTTCGCCTTCTATCAGTCACGAGAAAAACTGTCAATGCTCCCGCTCTGTTAGCCAACGAAACTGAAGGGGTTGCGCGGGCTCCCCTTGTCGCAGGCCGGCCCTTCAAAGGGGCTGCTCCAACAGGCGCGCCACGACCTCGTCCACCGGAAGGCCCACGACATTGCTGTAGCTGCCGCGGATCTCCTTCACGATGCGGTCGCCATGCTCCTGGATGGCGTAGCCACCGGCCTTGTCGAGGGTGTGGACCAGCGCGAGGTAGGCCTCGATCGCGGCCTCATCGAGCTCCCGGAACTGGACCTCGGTGAGCGCGTGGAAGGTTTCACGGATGCCACCGGGCCGAATCAGGCAGACGCCGGTGCAGACCGTGTGGGCCCGGCCGGACAGGCGGCGCAGCATCGCGCGGGCTTCCTCCGGCGAGCGCGGTTTCCCGAGCGGCACGCCATCGATGTACACCAGCGTGTCCGCTCCGATCACGGTGGCGTCCGGATGGGACACCGCCACCGCGGAGGCTTTCAAGGCGGCGTTCTCCTCGCACAGCCGGTCGAGCGGCATCGATTCGTCGTGGATCTCTTCCGCGGGCGACACCACCACTTCGAACGGCAGCCCGGCCGCGGCCAGCAGTTCACTTCGGCGCGGGGAGGCGGAGGCGAGGATCAATTTCACGTGCGGCAGCGAAAGGCAGCCGCCACGGCGAGGCAAGCTCCGCTTACTTCCCCACGGGAGTCACCACCGGGGTGATGGTCAGGGACATCTCCGTCGCGCCGCGGAGCAACCGCAATACCACCGGCTCCTCGGGGACGAGGTAGAAAAAGGCATTGGCGGCGTCGGCGTAATTGCTCACCGGACGAGTCCCCACCTGGAGCAGGACGTCGTTCGGCTTGATGCCCGCCTTCAAGGCCGGGGAATCCGGACTCACCCGCATCACCTGCGGGGACGGGGATTCCGCCCGCAAGGAGAGACCCAGCCAGCCTTTGACCAGCTTGCCATCCCGCAGCACGTCCGCCTTCACCCGCTGCACCGCCTCCACCGGAATGGCGTAGGCGCTGTCCGCGGTGTCCGCTCCTTGAAACACCAGCGCCACCACGCGGCCGTCCTCGGTGCAGATCGGGCTGCCGGTGGCAGGCACCGCGCCCTCGAAACTGATTCGCAGGAGCGCGAAGGGCAGCACCTTGGTGCCGATCTGCTTCACCCAGCCGCTGGCACGGGCGCGAACCGGCCCAGGAGCATGCATGGGCGTGCCCGGCGTGTAAGGCGCGGCTTTTCCCCACGCCAGCCGGTCATTGACCCCGGCGGTTTTCAGAAAACAAAGGCGGGACACCGGATCCATGCCGATCACCTCGGTGGACACCGCTTGCCCGGCGCGATTGGAAACCGGCCGACCGGCCTCGGCTCCCGGCAGCACCACGGCCACCAGCATGCCCCCCTCCTCCAGCGGCACGGCCACGGATTTGGTCGGCTGACCACCCTTCACGGAAGAAAACCCAATCTCCCAATTCGCCACCTGCGCGCGGACGGAACCGAGCACGGCAAACGCGCACAAAATCCCCAAGGCGCGCTTGGCAAGACGTGGACGGGCGATCCGGACCATGCGGCCTCCGCTCAGAACACCTGTTCCCCGACACTCCCCTGGGTCGACGGCCCGAGGTCCAACTCGTCGAGCTGCTCGACGGGGGGAGCGGGAGCCGGAACGACCTGATGTTTCACCGGCACCACGGGAGCCGAATCAACATCGGAAGGACGCGGAATCAAGAGGAACGCGGCCATCACCGCGGCGTAGCCCAAGCCAGCTCCATAGAGCCACTTGGCCTGGCCAAGATCACTGAACCACGCGGTGGTGCGGTGCCAGATGCCGGAAGGCGTCCACCGGTTCACGGCGGCCACGCGCTGGCGCTGGTGGAACTCGCACAGGAAATCCTGCCAGTATCCCTCTTCCGGGCGCTCATCGCGCTTGAGGGCCAGCAGGCTTCCGATTTGTTCGACCGAGGGTTTCACGACGGGTGATGTTTAAGATTTATAAAATTTCCACCCGCCTGACAAGAGGATTTTTTAAAACCTCTGTTCCCACCATTCCTGGAGGAACGATTGGAGCTGCAGGTGCGCGTAGTGGAGTCGCGACCGAACGGTGCCTTCCGAGACCTTCAACACCTTCGCAATCTCCCCGTGGGGCATCCCTTGGATGTCGAACAGGGTCACCACCGTTCTGTGGGGATCAGACAGCTTCCGCATCGCTTCGTTCAATTTTTGCTGAAGCTGGTTGATGTGGCTCTGCTGCTCGGGATTGGCCGCATGGGCGGTGTCCACCAGCGCCGGATCGTTCTGCACGGAGGAATCCATGTCCTGCAAACTGATGCCAGTGCGGCGTTTCCGCTTCTTCAGGAAGTTCAGCGTGAGGTTCACCGCGATCTGGTAGATCCAAGTGTAGAAGCTGGATTGGCCGCGGAATTTGCCCAGCGATTGATACGCGCGCGCGAAGATCTCCTGCAGGAGATCATGGGTGTCCTCCTTGTGGGAGGTCATGTTGTAGACCAGGCCGTAGAGCTTGTCGCCGTACTTGAGAATCAGCGCGTCAAAGGCGCGGGTATCACCCTCACGGGCACGGGCGACCAACTCCCGATCCGGATCGGGTTGCTGGGGTTGGGAAAACATTCAGGGGGATGGGGGGAGAAACAGCGGCCTCAGCCTACACCGCGGAATCCGCATGTAAAGATCGTCCCTTGGGAGGCCGGGAACGAAGGCCATGGTTGCACTCATCAACCATTCCCCGCTTTGCAACCGCTTGGATTTCCGGTCTCCCCCCTCACATCCGGGAGCCTCCCGCCCCGAAAAACGCCCTCCCCCTTCTCATTTTCCGCTGGAACTCCGGCACGACCATGTATCTACATTAGTAATGCCCTCCTCCCCGGTTCATGATCAGATTTCATCATTCGGATGGGTGGGCAGTTCTATTGCATCCACCCATGAAACTCAAAAATGCCTTGTTCGGGCGGTCGCTTTTCGCGGCTGCCACCCTGACCCTCTCGGTCACCGTCTCACAAGCCGCGACCTTGTATTGGGACGGAACCTCCACCACCGCTGACGCGGACGGAGGCGCCGGCGCTTGGAACACCGGAACGAATTGGGACTCCGCCGCGACCGGAGGAGCCGATACCGCCTGGAGCGACGGTTCCGACGCCTCGTTCGCCGGAGTCGGCGGCGCGGTGACGGTCACCGGCACGGTGTCCACGCCCTCGATCAGCATCGGCACCACCAATGCCTCCGCCTACACCATCTCCGGTGGCAACATCACACTGACCGGCACCCCGACGATCACCAACACGACCGCCGCGACGATCAGTTCGGTCCTCGGCGGCAGCGTGGGCATGACCAAGGCCGGGGCCGGCGTCCTCACCCTCTCGGGCACCCACGGCTACACCGGCGGCACCATCGTGAACGCCGGCACCTTGGCCCTCACCACCGGCGGCGCGACCGGCACGATCAAGGGAGCCGTGACGGTCAATAGCGGCGGCACCCTCAATGCCAGCGCCGCGGACTGCCTGGGATACACCGCAGGCTCGCAGGTCGAACCGCTGAACGTGGCCGGTGGCATCGTGAACAACACCACCAACGGCAATCAGGGCTACCGGACCAACTTCAATCTCACCGGCGCCACGGTGAACTCCAGCGGCGGCGGTGCCTTCAATTTCACCACCGCCTTCGGCATCACCAACAACGCCAGCGCCACCACCACGGCCTTCAACGCGCCCATCTCGCTGCGCGACAACAACAACATGGGCATCGCGGTGGCCACCGGCACCACCGCCAGCGGCGTGGACCTCCAGATCGCGGGCGTCATTTCCGGCGGCGGCGGGGCCATCACCAAGACCGGCACCGGCCTGCTTTATCTAACCGGAGCCAATACTTTCACCGGCAACACCAGCGTCAGCGCTGGCACCCTGCGCCTGGGCAACACCCTCGCGCTCCAAAGCAGCACGCTGGCGACAGGGACGGTCATCTTCGACCAATCGGTGGCCAGCCACGCCTTCACCCTGGGCGGCCTCAGCACCACCACCAACCTGACGCTGGCGGACAACGCCACCACCCCGAACGCGGTGGCCCTCAGCGTGGGCAACAACAACGCCGCCACCTCCTCCTCCGCCATTCTGTCCGGAGCCGGGTCCCTGATCAAGGTCGGCACGGGCAACACCACCCTCACCGGGCTCAGCACCTTCTCCGGCGGCACGACCGTGAACGCCGGGACCCTGACCCTCGGTTCCGGCGGCGGGGTCGGCACTCTCCGCAGCGCCATCACCGTCAACAGCGGAGCCACCCTGGCCCTCACCGCCGTGAACGCGACCGGTTACACCGCCGGTTCCCGCGTGGAAACCCTCAACATCAATGGCGGCACGCTCAACAACACCGCCAACGGCGACAACGGCTGGGCCATCACCTACAACCTGACCGGCGGCACCATGCAGTCGAACGGCGGCACCGCCAGCACCACGGCCGGTCCTCTGTTCACCCTCGGCAAGGAAACCACCGGCTCGATCTGCGCGATCAACAGCCTGGCATCCGCCACCACCTCGACCGTCGCCGGGCGCCTGCATATCCGTGAGAACAACGCCAGCAACCTGGCTCCGTTCGATGTCGCGGACGGCCTGGCCACCACCGACCTCCTCGTCAGCGCCGCGATCACCCAGGACGGAACCACCGGCTACGGCATCAGCAAGGCCGGTGCCGGCCTGATGAACCTCACCGGCCCCTGCGTCTACACCGGCAACACGGTGGTCAACGGCGGGGTGCTCCAGCTCGGCCGGACCGGAACGCTGGGCAATTCCACCGTGGTGGTGAACAACACCGGCACCTTCCGCGTGATCCCGGCCGGAGCCACCCTCAAGGCCATCACCGCGAACAACGGCTCCACCTTGAGCATGCCGGTCGGCACCGGGATCACCACCAACCTGACGGGCGCGCTGACCCTCACCAACGGAGCGGCCATCAGCGTCTCCCCGGCGCTCGGCAATGTCGGTCTGGGCACCTACGACCTGATCACCGCCGCCAGCATCACCGGCACCGGCACGCCCACCCTGGCTTCTTCCGGGGCGTTCGGCTCCTCGCGCGTCACCGGCTCCGTGGCGGTCAATGGCAACAAGCTCCAGCTCACCCTCACCGGACTGGGCGCGAACCTGGTCTGGAACAATGCCTCCGCCGCAGGAAACGTGGCGGGCACCTGGGACCTCAACAACCTGCTGAACTTCAACAACGGTGGCAGCAACGACGTCTTCAAGTCCTTCGATTCCGTCACCTTCGACGACACCATCGCGGGCACGAAGGCGATCACCCTGAGCGGAGCGCTGGCCCCCGCGCTGATGACGATTAACTCCGCGTCCACCTACACGTTCAACTCCGCCACCCTCAACAGCGGCGCGCTGGTGGGCAGCGGTTCGCTGGTGAAATCCGGCAGCGGCACGGCCACCTTCGGCACCAACATGGGCTACACCATGAACGGTGACATCACTGTTTCCGGCGGCACGCTCGATCTCTCCAGCAAGAGCTTCAACGCTGGCAAGATCACCCTCAACGGCGGAGCGCTCAACAACGCCACGATCAACGCGACCGGGCTCGACCTGCAATCCGGCAGCACTTCGGCAACCATCACCAGCGCCGCGGCCTGGACAAAAACCACCGCGGGAGCAGTGACGCTTACCGCGAACAACGCGCTGAGCGGAGCGGGAACAGTGAGCGCCGGAACGCTCAACCTCGGCACCACCGTTTCCCCCTATGGAACGACAGGGAACCTCGGAAGCGGACCCGTTTCCATCGCCGCGGGAGCCACCATCGCCGCCTACCGGGCAAACATTCAGATCACGGTTCCGAACTCGTTCAGCGGGGCCGGCAATCTCGTCTTCGTCGGCGGGAACACCGGCGCGGCTGGGATCGCCTCGGATTACAACCTCAGCGGTGACAACAGCGGGTTCTCCGGCCCGATCACGGTCACTGGCGCGCGCGTCTACTCCTCGGCCAACAACCTCGGCACCGGCACCGCCACCAACGGGCTGAACGGCGCCTTCCTGCTCGCGGGCGGCGGCACCTATCCGAACGCCTTCTTCCTCTCCGGCAACGGCTGGGGTGAAACGCTCGGCGTGGCCGGAGCGCTGCGTTACGACAAGGGCTCCACCACCACCGGCACCATCACGCTGACGGGCAACACCCGCATCGGCGCCCACGGCAACACCGGCAACATCGCGGGCCCGATCGTGGAAAGCGGCGGGGCGCGCAACCTGGAGCTGGGCGGCACCTCGTCCCTGTCAACCTTCAACATCAGCAGCGCGAGCACCTACACCGGCACGACCACACTCACACTTGCCAGCGTGAACCTCACCGGCAGCCTCGGCGCGACCGCGGTGAGCGTGGGCGTCGGCTCCAGCATCGGCGGCACCGGCACCATCGGCACGTCCAGCAATGCCTCGCTGACCTTTGTCACCGGCGCGACCAACCTCAACGCCAACATCGCGAACAACGGGCTGACCGTGAATGGCAGCGTCTCGCTGCTGGGCACCACCACCGTGAACCTGGCCACCGGTGGCATCGCCAATCCCAGCGGCGTGATCACGCTGCTGAACTACAACTCGATCAGCGGCTCCACCACCAACCTCGTGCTGGCGAACGCCGCCAACTACCGGCAGGCGGTCTTCAACGTGGGAGCCACCAAGATCACCCTCGATATCGGAGCCAAGTCGATCACCTGGAACGGCACCTCCGGCGGCCAATGGACCATCGGCGGCAGCAACCGCTGGAACACCACCGGATCGGGTGAGACCGACGTGTATTTCCAGGGGGACAACGTGACCTTCAACGACACCGGCGTGGCCACCGCGATCACCCTCACCGGCGTGATGGCTCCGAACAGCGTCGTGGTGGACAACAGCGTGAACAACTACACGCTCACCGAGTCCGGCACCGGCTACATCTCCGGCAACACCAGCCTGGTCAAATCCGGCAGCGCGAACCTGACCCTGACCGGTGCCGCGAACACCTACACCGGCGGCACCGTGGTGAACGGCGGCACGCTATTCCTCGGCACCGGCGGCGGCGCGGGCACCATCCGCGGCGCGCTGACGATCAACAGCGGAGCCACCGTGACCACCACGGCGGGAGACGCCCTCGGTTACACCGTGGGCACCCAGGTGAACCCGCTCACGATCAACAATGGCGGCACGTTCAACAACAACACCAACGCCAACGAGGGCTTCACCACCAACGTCATCATGACGGGTGCCAGCCTCACCTCCACCGGCACCGGCCCGTTCAACTTCACGAACGGCTACGGCATCACGACCATCGCCAGCGCCACGACGTCGGTCATCAGCTCCCGCATCGACATCCGTGACACCAACAACCTGAACCTCGCGGTGGCCGCGGGCACCACGCCCAGCGGCATCGATGCGAGCTCGTCCGGCGTGATATCCGGCTATGCCCTGACCAAGTCCGGCGCCGGCACCCTGCAATTGAGCGCCGCGAACACCTACACCGCGGGCACCACGGTGGCCGGCGGCAAGCTACTGGTCGACAACACCACCGGCTCGGGCACAGGCACCGGCGCGGTCGCGGTGAACAACGGAGCCACCCTGAGCCTCACCGGCACCATCACCGGTGCCGTCACGGTGAACAACGGGGGCGCACTCACCGGCACCGGCACCGCATCGGGAGCCGTTGCCGCCGCGGGCACCCTCGCCCCGGGCAACGGGACCACCGGCACCTTAACGACGGGAGCCACCACCCTCACCGGCACGCTCGCCACCGAGGTGAACGGCGGCAGCGGCGACAAGCTGATGGTCAATGGCAACCTGACCCTCACCGGCGCGACCCTGTCGATCTCGGTGCTGGGCGGTGGTTTCAGCGGCACCTACGTGATCGCCGAATACACCGGCACCCTGACCGGCACCTTCGCCACGGTGCCCGCAGGCTACACCGTGACCTACAACGCGGGAGTTGGAAACAAACAGATCCT comes from Luteolibacter sp. LG18 and encodes:
- a CDS encoding outer membrane beta-barrel protein, with amino-acid sequence MKKGLSSMLALALFGSGVVFGGTHDAKDSVAAPSPPEQCSWTGFYLGLHGGYGWGGTDFTELLESDPPYQFDRDGFFGGIQAGYNYQVCPRWVLGLEGTFSWGDFDAHAAINGGGEISTGEMNSDWIATVAGRIGFTCLDNRLLIYAKGGVAFADFDYHTQEVGGQEQFNASESRIAPLVGVGVEYALDCHWSLKLEYNHIFFGSEDVTGVETEGPGRSDFRTFRADCDGYDTVQFGINYKF
- a CDS encoding ElyC/SanA/YdcF family protein, which translates into the protein MKGRAPSFWRRFLKRFLKLCGLLVLAALLFLGYANVAPMIASRGRLFDDVASVPHHRVGLVFGCDHRIDGRENLYFRYRMDAAAELWKAGKVDCLIVSGDNRERYYNEPEAMRQALVARGVPADRIVPDYAGLRTLDSVVRAKEVFGATEVLFITQRFQNERAIYLAEANGMSAMGFDARDVAGSGGYKTHFREIGARVKMWLDVRVLSTRPKHLGEKVTLPDFH
- a CDS encoding Maf family protein, whose protein sequence is MKLILASASPRRSELLAAAGLPFEVVVSPAEEIHDESMPLDRLCEENAALKASAVAVSHPDATVIGADTLVYIDGVPLGKPRSPEEARAMLRRLSGRAHTVCTGVCLIRPGGIRETFHALTEVQFRELDEAAIEAYLALVHTLDKAGGYAIQEHGDRIVKEIRGSYSNVVGLPVDEVVARLLEQPL
- a CDS encoding S1C family serine protease, translated to MVRIARPRLAKRALGILCAFAVLGSVRAQVANWEIGFSSVKGGQPTKSVAVPLEEGGMLVAVVLPGAEAGRPVSNRAGQAVSTEVIGMDPVSRLCFLKTAGVNDRLAWGKAAPYTPGTPMHAPGPVRARASGWVKQIGTKVLPFALLRISFEGAVPATGSPICTEDGRVVALVFQGADTADSAYAIPVEAVQRVKADVLRDGKLVKGWLGLSLRAESPSPQVMRVSPDSPALKAGIKPNDVLLQVGTRPVSNYADAANAFFYLVPEEPVVLRLLRGATEMSLTITPVVTPVGK
- a CDS encoding diacylglycerol kinase family protein codes for the protein MAFPPRYPLLFNPKARSQKGQRTFRFLMENASRFYLCATNSSEEARDLAARFAAEGEPVVIAAGGDGTLNAVVSGLAGSQTALGVLPAGTMNVFARELGIPFDNLSKAFEVIDRGHVREIDLFEANRAPFMQMAGVGFDAMVIEETTWETKKMLGPLAYLLSAVKVLGEKPPRMEVICRDGRRVEGVAVLAGNGSLYGGQFRLFRKADNQDSMLDVLVFKEAGYKLVLDSLKGLALGGVDLAASTEYFQAEDFTVVAEREVPIQVDGELLGRAKEVAFSESPRRLRVLAPEDPLPGSRFVEVMKAMMLWPKRIADPATKAGA
- a CDS encoding sigma-70 family RNA polymerase sigma factor, whose translation is MFSQPQQPDPDRELVARAREGDTRAFDALILKYGDKLYGLVYNMTSHKEDTHDLLQEIFARAYQSLGKFRGQSSFYTWIYQIAVNLTLNFLKKRKRRTGISLQDMDSSVQNDPALVDTAHAANPEQQSHINQLQQKLNEAMRKLSDPHRTVVTLFDIQGMPHGEIAKVLKVSEGTVRSRLHYAHLQLQSFLQEWWEQRF
- a CDS encoding autotransporter-associated beta strand repeat-containing protein yields the protein MKLKNALFGRSLFAAATLTLSVTVSQAATLYWDGTSTTADADGGAGAWNTGTNWDSAATGGADTAWSDGSDASFAGVGGAVTVTGTVSTPSISIGTTNASAYTISGGNITLTGTPTITNTTAATISSVLGGSVGMTKAGAGVLTLSGTHGYTGGTIVNAGTLALTTGGATGTIKGAVTVNSGGTLNASAADCLGYTAGSQVEPLNVAGGIVNNTTNGNQGYRTNFNLTGATVNSSGGGAFNFTTAFGITNNASATTTAFNAPISLRDNNNMGIAVATGTTASGVDLQIAGVISGGGGAITKTGTGLLYLTGANTFTGNTSVSAGTLRLGNTLALQSSTLATGTVIFDQSVASHAFTLGGLSTTTNLTLADNATTPNAVALSVGNNNAATSSSAILSGAGSLIKVGTGNTTLTGLSTFSGGTTVNAGTLTLGSGGGVGTLRSAITVNSGATLALTAVNATGYTAGSRVETLNINGGTLNNTANGDNGWAITYNLTGGTMQSNGGTASTTAGPLFTLGKETTGSICAINSLASATTSTVAGRLHIRENNASNLAPFDVADGLATTDLLVSAAITQDGTTGYGISKAGAGLMNLTGPCVYTGNTVVNGGVLQLGRTGTLGNSTVVVNNTGTFRVIPAGATLKAITANNGSTLSMPVGTGITTNLTGALTLTNGAAISVSPALGNVGLGTYDLITAASITGTGTPTLASSGAFGSSRVTGSVAVNGNKLQLTLTGLGANLVWNNASAAGNVAGTWDLNNLLNFNNGGSNDVFKSFDSVTFDDTIAGTKAITLSGALAPALMTINSASTYTFNSATLNSGALVGSGSLVKSGSGTATFGTNMGYTMNGDITVSGGTLDLSSKSFNAGKITLNGGALNNATINATGLDLQSGSTSATITSAAAWTKTTAGAVTLTANNALSGAGTVSAGTLNLGTTVSPYGTTGNLGSGPVSIAAGATIAAYRANIQITVPNSFSGAGNLVFVGGNTGAAGIASDYNLSGDNSGFSGPITVTGARVYSSANNLGTGTATNGLNGAFLLAGGGTYPNAFFLSGNGWGETLGVAGALRYDKGSTTTGTITLTGNTRIGAHGNTGNIAGPIVESGGARNLELGGTSSLSTFNISSASTYTGTTTLTLASVNLTGSLGATAVSVGVGSSIGGTGTIGTSSNASLTFVTGATNLNANIANNGLTVNGSVSLLGTTTVNLATGGIANPSGVITLLNYNSISGSTTNLVLANAANYRQAVFNVGATKITLDIGAKSITWNGTSGGQWTIGGSNRWNTTGSGETDVYFQGDNVTFNDTGVATAITLTGVMAPNSVVVDNSVNNYTLTESGTGYISGNTSLVKSGSANLTLTGAANTYTGGTVVNGGTLFLGTGGGAGTIRGALTINSGATVTTTAGDALGYTVGTQVNPLTINNGGTFNNNTNANEGFTTNVIMTGASLTSTGTGPFNFTNGYGITTIASATTSVISSRIDIRDTNNLNLAVAAGTTPSGIDASSSGVISGYALTKSGAGTLQLSAANTYTAGTTVAGGKLLVDNTTGSGTGTGAVAVNNGATLSLTGTITGAVTVNNGGALTGTGTASGAVAAAGTLAPGNGTTGTLTTGATTLTGTLATEVNGGSGDKLMVNGNLTLTGATLSISVLGGGFSGTYVIAEYTGTLTGTFATVPAGYTVTYNAGVGNKQILLTQSPFGAWALANGLTAGNNGPSDDPDHDGIPNLLEYVLTSQPLYPSLLELPGQSLDGDNLTFYFTRNKQSKQDTPLKVQWGTNLTSWTDIVVPDHENLEVQVNESNPSYDLITVTIPRSNAVNGKLFVRLKATQP